The following coding sequences lie in one Gorilla gorilla gorilla isolate KB3781 chromosome 5, NHGRI_mGorGor1-v2.1_pri, whole genome shotgun sequence genomic window:
- the RING1 gene encoding E3 ubiquitin-protein ligase RING1 encodes MVGDVSAGGGSGCSGGAGGSDVGPQRPGHGGGGGGSCCLSSGCGPSELGWPRSPGLGRGAAAAGARTAGAGLLRLLLGCGALVGGLRPVTMTTPANAQNASKTWELSLYELHRTPQEAIMDGTEIAVSPRSLHSELMCPICLDMLKNTMTTKECLHRFCSDCIVTALRSGNKECPTCRKKLVSKRSLRPDPNFDALISKIYPSREEYEAHQDRVLIRLSRLHNQQALSSSIEEGLRMQAMHRAQRVRRPIPGSDQTTTMSGGEGDPGEGEGDGEDVSSDSAPDSAPGPAPKRPRGGGAGGSSVGTGGGGTGGVGGGAGSEDSGDRGGTLGGGTLGPPSPPGAPSPPEPGGEIELVFRPHPLLVEKGEYCQTRYVKTTGNATVDHLSKYLALRIALERRQQQEAGEPGGPGGGASDTGGPDGGGGEGGGAGGGDGPEEPALPSLEGVSEKQYTIYIAPGGGAFTTLNGSLTLELVNEKFWKVSRPLELCYAPTKDPK; translated from the exons ATGGTGGGTGACGTCTCCGCCGGCGGGGGGAGCGGCTGTAGCGGAGGAGCAGGCGGAAGTGACGTAGGGCCCCAGCGCCCGGGCCatggcggcggcggtggcgggaGCTGCTGTCTGAGCAGCGGTTGCGGACCGAGCGAACTTGGTTGGCCCAGGAGCCCGGGCCTAGGGAGaggcgcggcggcggcgggagcGCGAACGGCTGGAGCTGG ccttctTCGCCTTCTCCTCGGCTGTGGAGCCCTGGTGGGGGGTCTGCGCCCGGTCACCATGACGACGCCGGCGAATGCCCAGAATGCCAGCAAAACGTGGGAACTGAGTCTGTATGAGCTGCACCGGACCCCGCAG GAAGCCATAATGGATGGCACAGAGATTGCTGTTTCCCCTCGGTCACTGCATTCAGAACTCATGTGCCCTATCTGCCTGGACATGCTGAAGAATACGATGACCACCAAGGAGTGCCTCCACAGATTCTGCTCTGACTGCATTGTCACAGCCCTACGGAGCGG GAACAAGGAGTGTCCTACCTGCCGAAAGAAGCTGGTGTCCAAGCGATCCCTACGGCCAGACCCCAACTTTGATGCCCTGATCTCTAAGATCTATCCTAGCCGGGAGGAATACGAGGCCCATCAAGACCGAGTGCTTATCCGCCTGAGCCGCCTGCACAACCAGCAGGCATTGAGCTCCAGCATTGAGGAGGGGCTACGCATGCAGGCCATGCACAG GGCCCAGCGTGTGAGGCGGCCGATACCAGGGTCAGATCAGACCACAACGATGAGTGGGGGGGAAGGAGATCccggggagggagaaggggatggAGAAGATGTGAGCTCAGACTCCGCCCCTGACTCTGCCCCAGGCCCTGCTCCCAAGCGACCCCGTGGAGGGGGCGCAGGGGGGAGCAGTGTAGGGACAGGGGGAGGCGGCactggtggggtgggtgggggtgccGGTTCGGAAGACTCTGGTGACCGGGGAGGGACTCTGGGAGGGGGAACGCTGGGCCCCCCAAGCCCTCCTGGGGCCCCCAGCCCCCCAGAGCCAGGTGGAGAAATTGAGCTCGTGTTCCGGCCCCACCCCCTGCTCGTGGAGAAGGGAGAATACTGTCAGACGAG GTATGTGAAGACAACTGGGAATGCCACAGTGGACCATCTCTCCAAGTACTTGGCCCTGCGCATTGCCCTCGAGCGGAGGCAACAGCAGGAAGCAGGGGAGCCAGGAGGGCCTGGAGGGGGCGCCTCTGACACCGGAGGACCTGATGGGGGTGGCGGGGAGGGTGGGGGTGCCGGAGGAGGTGACGGTCCTGAGGAGCCTGCtttgcccagcctggagggcGTCAGTGAAAAGCAGTACACCATCTACATCGCACCTGGAGGCGGGGCGTTCACG ACGTTGAATGGCTCGCTCACCCTGGAGCTGGTGAATGAGAAATTCTGGAAGGTGTCCCGGCCACTGGAGCTGTGCTATGCTCCCACCAAGGATCCAAAGTGA